Proteins from one Toxotes jaculatrix isolate fToxJac2 chromosome 13, fToxJac2.pri, whole genome shotgun sequence genomic window:
- the myclb gene encoding protein L-Myc-1b, whose product MPGISSTAPRYENWDMDHLDHYQHYFYDDHDPDEDFFKSTAPSEDIWKKFELVPTPPMSPIRAVEGSGRVGLLYPSLGDKLEWVSQFLGQEDDQQQDLPCKLTTANDSFGNLSSIIIQDCMWSGFSAGQQLERVVGERCASCPGTGAAAKVAAGSAVASPGRTQCAPADTPALSGLAADCVDPAAVLTFPLTGGSGGCKKQVSSGSESHTDSSDDEDDKDEDEEEIDVVTVEHKQQQQQQQRKPRRLVNTRKPVTITVRADPLDPGMKRFHISIHQQQHNYAAPSPDTLPTPAEPPRKRVRQEASTQATQPHPNLHYHQPRPGHTPLNLDSRKSHMAGVRSESPNLSASSPTSSTSPSSPPSSFSSSSSHPQCSPSKPHSLSHLSSPQSSDCEDTDKRKAHNFLERKRRNDLRSRFLSLRDEIPGLADCPKTPKVAILTRATEYLQQLHASERQKAQERKQLKARQVQLLQRLAQLKRS is encoded by the exons ATGCCGGGCATTAGCTCCACCGCGCCTCGATATGAAAACTGGGACATGGACCACCTTGACCATTACCAACATTATTTCTACGACGACCACGACCCGGATGAGGATTTCTTCAAGTCCACGGCGCCCAGCGAGGACATATGGAAGAAATTCGAGCTGGTACCGACCCCGCCCATGTCCCCCATCCGGGCGGTAGAAGGGTCGGGCAGGGTCGGGCTGCTGTACCCGTCTCTGGGAGACAAGCTGGAGTGGGTTTCTCAGTTCTTGGGGCAGGAGGATGACCAGCAGCAGGACCTGCCTTGCAAACTGACCACGGCCAATGACTCCTTCGGGAACCTGAGCTCCATCATCATCCAGGACTGCATGTGGAGCGGTTTCTCGGCCGGGCAGCAGCTGGAGAGAGTTGTTGGGGAGCGCTGCGCCTCCTGTCCCGGGACGGGAGCGGCTGCCAAAGTCGCTGCCGGGTCTGCCGTTGCGTCCCCGGGCAGGACGCAGTGTGCGCCCGCAGACACGCCAGCCCTCAGCGGCTTGGCGGCGGACTGTGTGGACCCCGCTGCGGTGCTCACTTTCCCTTTAACCGGTGGATCCGGTGGATGCAAGAAACAAGTGTCCTCTGGTTCAGAGTCTCACACCGACTCATCAG atgatgaagatgacaaggatgaggatgaagaggagatcGATGTGGTGACGGTGGAGcacaagcagcagcaacagcagcagcagcgtaaACCTCGTCGACTGGTCAACACCCGTAAACCTGTGACCATAACGGTGCGGGCTGACCCTCTCGACCCCGGcatgaagcgtttccacatctCCATccaccaacagcagcacaacTATGCTGCCCCATCCCCGGACACTCTCCCCACGCCAGCCGAGCCACCTCGGAAGAGGGTTCGGCAGGAGGCATCCACCCAGGCGACCCAGCCTCACCCGAACCTTCATTACCACCAGCCCCGGCCTGGCCACACCCCTTTGAACTTGGACAGCCGAAAGTCTCACATGGCTGGAGTCAGGTCAGAGTCACCTAACCTCAGCGCCTCCTCTCCTACCTCCTCCACATCGccttcatctcctccctcctccttctcttcttcctcctcccatccccAATGCTCCCCGTCAAAGccccactccctctctcacctaTCCAGCCCCCAGTCCTCCGACTGCGAGGACACAGACAAACGCAAGGCGCACAACTTTCTGGAGCGCAAGCGACGGAACGACCTGCGCTCGCGTTTCCTGTCGCTGCGGGACGAGATCCCCGGCTTAGCGGACTGCCCCAAGACTCCCAAGGTGGCGATCCTCACACGAGCCACCGAgtacctgcagcagctgcatgcCAGCGAGAGGCAGAAGGCTCAGGAGCGGAAACAGCTGAAGGCCAGACaagtgcagctgctgcagaggctgGCACAGCTCAAACGATCCTGA